The following are from one region of the Corylus avellana chromosome ca1, CavTom2PMs-1.0 genome:
- the LOC132167174 gene encoding glycine-rich RNA-binding protein-like produces MSAEVEYRCFVGGLAWATDDEALQRAFSPYGDILESKIINDRETGRSRGFGFVTFGNEKAMRDAIEGMNGQNLDGRNITVNEAQSRGNGGGGGGGGYGGSRSGGGYGGGGRREGGGGYSRGGGGGGYGGGGGGYGGGGSGGGGYGGSRDRGYGDSGGSRYSSRGGGGSEGSWRS; encoded by the exons ATGTCTGCCGAAGTTGAATACAGATGCTTTGTCGGCGGGCTCGCCTGGGCCACCGATGACGAGGCCCTGCAGCGAGCCTTTTCTCCCTATGGCGATATCCTTGAATCGAAG ATTATCAACGACCGCGAGACCGGTAGGTCCAGAGGCTTCGGATTCGTGACCTTCGGCAACGAGAAGGCGATGAGGGATGCGATCGAAGGTATGAACGGTCAGAACCTCGACGGTCGTAACATTACCGTCAACGAAGCCCAATCCCGTGGAAACGGAGGAggtggcggcggcggcggtTATGGCGGTAGCCGTAGCGGTGGTGGTTACGGAGGCGGTGGACGCCGTGAAGGAGGTGGTGGTTATAGCCGAGGCGGTGGTGGAGGTGGTtacggtggtggtggtggcggctACGGTGGTGGCGGTAGCGGCGGAGGCGGTTATGGTGGTAGCCGTGACCGTGGATACGGTGACAGCGGTGGTTCGAGGTATTCTTCCAGGGGTGGCGGCGGCAGTGAAGGCAGCTGGAGGAGCTGA
- the LOC132167122 gene encoding protein RADIALIS-like 2, which yields MASSSMSSHSSDTWTAKDNKAFERALAVYDKDTPDRWYNVAKAVGGKTPEEVKRRYEELVEDVKRIEAGRVPFPKYKPTQGNDEDKRMRNLRLH from the exons ATGGCATCCAGTTCCATGTCCTCCCACAGCTCTGACACGTGGACTGCTAAGGACAACAAGGCCTTTGAGAGGGCTCTGGCTGTGTATGATAAGGACACCCCCGACCGTTGGTACAATGTCGCCAAAGCCGTTGGTGGGAAAACTCCTGAAGAGGTGAAGAGGCGCTATGAAGAACTCGTGGAGGATGTCAAGCGTATTGAGGCTGGCCGCGTGCCCTTCCCCAAATACAAGCCAACTCAGGGAAATGATGAGGACAAGag GATGAGAAACCTGAGGCTCCACTGA
- the LOC132165819 gene encoding uncharacterized protein LOC132165819: MEAQKSEKQSSPAAATPPMASCRKKKNEEATFLEDLKEHIDEFVHASMDEHKTCFKKTIQKMFGMSKIVAERSSESKGVESSLPLQTTVSD; encoded by the exons ATGGAAgcacaaaaaagtgaaaaacagtCTTCACCTGCTGCTGCAACCCCACCAATGGCTTCATGtcgaaagaagaagaatgaggaAGCCACATTCTTGGAGGATTTGAAGGAGCACATTGATGAGTTTGTGCATGCATCTATGGATGAACACAAAACTTGCTTCAAGAAGACTATACAGAAG ATGTTTGGAATGTCAAAGATTGTTGCAGAAAGGAGTTCAGAATCTAAGGGAGTTGAAAGCTCTCTGCCCCTCCAAACAACAGTGTCAGACTAG
- the LOC132190210 gene encoding 3-ketoacyl-CoA synthase 4-like, which produces MSTEPAAAYGVRIHQTRRLPDFLQSVNLKYVKLGYHYLVSHLLTLCLVPLIAVIVIQAAQLKPDDIHQLWLHLQYNLLSVVIFSVVLVFGSTVYIMSRPRSIYLVDYSCYLPPSHLQVQFHRFMEHSKLTGDFDDSSLEFQRKILERSGLGEETYVPEAMHYLPPRPSMAAAREEAEQVMFGALDNLFANTNVKPKDIGILVVNCSLFNPTPSLSAMIVNKYKLRGNIRSFNLGGMGCSAGVIAIDLAKDMLQVHRNTYAVVVSTENITQNWYFGNKKSMLIPNCLFRVGGAAVLLSNKPADRRRAKYKLVHVVRTHRGADDMAFRCVYQEQDDAGKTGVSLSKDLMAIAGGALKANITTMGPLVLPLSEQLLFFTTLVAKKLFNAKVKPYIPDFKLAFDHFCIHAGGRAVIDELEKNLQLLPQHVEASRMTLHRFGNTSSSSIWYELAYTEAKGRMRKRNRVWQIAFGSGFKCNSAVWEALRNVKPAPNNPWEDCIHKYPLQTVG; this is translated from the coding sequence ATGAGCACTGAACCCGCCGCCGCATATGGGGTTCGGATCCACCAGACCCGGAGGCTACCGGACTTCCTCCAGAGCGTGAATCTCAAGTACGTGAAACTGGGCTACCACTATCTGGTTTCCCACCTCTTGACTCTTTGCTTGGTCCCTCTCATTGCCGTCATTGTCATTCAAGCCGCCCAGCTCAAACCCGACGACATTCACCAACTCTGGCTCCACCTCCAGTACAATCTCCTCAGCGTCGTCATCTTCTCCGTCGTTCTCGTTTTCGGATCCACCGTCTACATCATGAGCCGCCCGAGATCCATCTACCTCGTTGACTACTCCTGCTATCTTCCTCCCTCGCATCTCCAGGTCCAGTTCCACCGCTTCATGGAGCACTCCAAGCTCACCGGCGACTTCGACGATTCGTCGTTGGAGTTCCAGCGCAAGATTCTCGAGCGCTCCGGTCTCGGCGAAGAGACCTACGTCCCGGAAGCTATGCACTACCTTCCTCCCAGGCCGTCAATGGCGGCGGCGAGAGAAGAGGCAGAGCAAGTGATGTTTGGCGCCTTGGATAACCTGTTCGCGAATACCAATGTCAAGCCCAAGGATATCGGTATTCTCGTTGTGAATTGCAGCCTGTTTAATCCAACGCCATCCCTTTCGGCTATGATTGTCAACAAGTATAAGCTGAGGGGTAATATCAGGAGTTTCAATTTGGGCGGAATGGGCTGCAGTGCTGGTGTTATAGCCATTGATCTTGCTAAGGACATGTTGCAAGTTCATCGGAACACTTACGCAGTTGTTGTTAGCACTGAGAACATCACTCAGAATTGGTACTTCGGGAACAAGAAATCAATGTTAATACCCAATTGCTTGTTTAGAGTCGGCGGCGCCGCCGTTTTGCTATCCAACAAACCGGCGGATCGGCGGCGAGCTAAATATAAGCTTGTACACGTTGTGAGGACACATCGCGGAGCCGACGACATGGCCTTTCGTTGTGTTTATCAGGAGCAGGATGATGCTGGGAAAACCGGGGTTTCTTTGTCTAAGGACCTCATGGCAATTGCCGGTGGAGCTCTTAAGGCTAATATCACGACTATGGGTCCCCTTGTGCTTCCTCTAAGCGAGcagcttcttttttttactaCCTTGGTGGCCAAGAAACTGTTCAATGCCAAAGTGAAGCCTTATATCCCGGATTTCAAGCTGGCTTTCGACCATTTCTGCATTCATGCTGGCGGGAGGGCTGTGATTGATGAGCTTGAGAAGAATTTGCAGCTTCTCCCTCAACATGTGGAGGCTTCTAGGATGACTCTGCACAGATTTGGTAACACTTCATCCAGCTCGATTTGGTATGAGCTTGCTTACACAGAAGCCAAGGGGAGGATGCGAAAGAGGAACCGGGTGTGGCAGATTGCATTTGGGAGTGGTTTCAAGTGTAATAGTGCAGTTTGGGAAGCCCTGAGGAATGTAAAACCTGCGCCTAATAATCCATGGGAAGATTGCATTCACAAGTATCCGTTGCAGACAGTTGGATAG